A genomic stretch from Sceloporus undulatus isolate JIND9_A2432 ecotype Alabama chromosome 5, SceUnd_v1.1, whole genome shotgun sequence includes:
- the LOC121932278 gene encoding potassium voltage-gated channel subfamily A member 1 yields MTVMAGDNMDETSALPGHLQDNYRPGTHDDHECCERVVINIAGLRFETQLKTLAQFPNTLLGNPKKRMQYFDPLRNEYFFDRNRPSFDAILYYYQSGGRLRRPVNVPLDMFSEEIKFYELGEEAMEKFREDEGFIKEEERPLPEKEYQRQVWLLFEYPESSGPARVIAIVSVMVILISIVIFCLETLPALKEQEREYTGPQNRSDNSTMYYKSNIFTDPFFVVETLCIIWFSFELVVRFFACPSKAEFFKNIMNFIDIVAIIPYFITLGTEMAEQKGPPKGEQATSLAILRVIRLVRVFRIFKLSRHSKGLQILGQTLKASMRELGLLIFFLFIGVILFSSAVYFAEAEEPDTHFDSIPDAFWWAVVSMTTVGYGDMYPVTIGGKIVGSLCAIAGVLTIALPVPVIVSNFNYFYHRETEGEEQAQLLKVSSPNLASDSDLSRRSSSTISKSEYMEIEEDMNNSIDNFREANLRTGNYTLANQNCINKNKLLTDV; encoded by the coding sequence ATGACTGTAATGGCTGGGGATAACATGGATGAGACTTCTGCTTTGCCGGGCCACCTTCAAGACAACTATAGGCCTGGTACTCATGATGACCATGAATGCTGTGAGAGGGTTGTGATCAACATCGCTGGCCTAAGATTTGAAACCCAGCTGAAAACTCTTGCCCAGTTTCCCAACACATTGCTGGGTAACCCAAAGAAACGCATGCAGTATTTTGATCCACTGAGGAATGAATACTTTTTTGATAGGAACCGGCCCAGTTTTGATGCCATCCTCTATTATTACCAGTCTGGAGGACGGCTTCGCAGACCAGTTAATGTGCCCTTAGACATGTTTTCTGAGGAGATCAAGTTCTATGAATTGGGAGAAGAGGCCATGGAGAAATTCCGGGAAGATGAAGGCTTCATCAAAGAGGAAGAGAGGCCGTTGCCTGAAAAGGAATATCAAAGGCAAGTATGGCTCCTCTTTGAATATCCTGAGAGCTCTGGGCCAGCCCGGGTCATTGCAATAGTCTCTGTCATGGTGATCTTAATCTCCATAGTTATATTTTGTCTGGAAACTTTGCCAGCATTGAAAGAACAGGAAAGGGAATATACAGGACCCCAAAACCGCAGTGACAATTCCACCATGTATTACAAGTCTAATATATTTACTGATCCCTTCTTTGTTGTGGAGACACTCTGCatcatttggttttcttttgaatTGGTAGTGCGCTTTTTTGCCTGCCCCAGCAAAGCCGAATTCTTCAAGAACATCATGAACTTCATTGACATAGTAGCCATCATCCCTTACTTCATCACTCTGGGTACAGAGATGGCTGAGCAGAAGGGGCCCCCAAAGGGGGAGCAGGCCACCTCTCTGGCTATTTTGAGAGTCATCAGACTGGTAAGAGTCTTTAGAATCTTCAAACTCTCAAGACATTCTAAGGGCCTCCAGATCCTGGGACAGACCCTCAAAGCGAGCATGAGGGAGTTAGGTTTGCTAATCTTTTTCCTCTTCATTGGGGTGATTTTGTTCTCCAGCGCGGTGTATTTTGCTGAAGCTGAAGAACCTGACACTCATTTCGACAGCATCCCCGATGCTTTCTGGTGGGCAGTGGTATCCATGACCACTGTAGGATATGGTGACATGTACCCTGTGACAATTGGAGGCAAAATCGTGGGCTCCTTGTGTGCCATTGCTGGTGTGCTGACAATTGCCCTGCCTGTACCTGTCATTGTGTCCAACTTCAACTACTTCTACCACCGAGAAACAGAAGGGGAAGAACAGGCTCAGTTACTTAAAGTTAGCTCTCCTAATTTAGCATCTGACAGTGATCTGAGTCGCCGTAGCTCCTCCACAATCAGCAAATCTGAGTACATGGAAATTGAAGAGGATATGAATAATAGCATAGACAATTTTAGAGAGGCAAACCTCAGAACTGGCAACTATACCTTAGCCAACCAAAACTGTATTAATAAAAACAAGCTGCTTACTGATGTTTAA